A segment of the Staphylococcus ratti genome:
CATCTAGCTGATCATCAATTTTGGATGCTTTGTCATACAATGCCTCCAAGGATAAATCTGTTTTCATCACTTGGATACGCACATGATCCTCTTCATTTACCATCACGCTCACGGACTCATCATCGTTAAGCAGCACAGCAGAGGCAGGCTGCTTCGTCAAATCAGGACTAATGAGATGTTTGGCTACTAATTTGTATTTACTTTGTTGGTCAAGCTCATCTAAGCGCAAAACGTTCAAATCGGCTAGTGCATCTTGCACCTCGTTAATCACACGGTGCCCTTCTTCTTCTGATGGAAACATGAGCGGATGCACATAGTTTTCAAGGTTTCGTGCTAAGCGAATACGTGATGACATCACAACAGGAGATGTGCTAGATTCTTGAAGCCATCCACTCATATGATGTTTAAGATTGTCGGTCATCTTGAGACACCTCGCTTTGCTGTACTTCAAGTGCTTTAATCTCATCACGGACAATTGCTGCTTCTTCAAATGCTTGCGCTTCAACTAACGCTTGTAGTTTTTCTTGCTTAGCTTCTATTTGTTGTTTTAATGCACGTTTTTGATGCGAGGATTGTGGATATTTTCCAGAGTGCGTCATGTGCCCACCTTGAACGCGTCGGACAATGTCATAGACATCTTCCTTAAACGTTACATAACAATCACGACATCCAAATTTACCAACATGTGCAATATCTTTAAGCGACATTTGACAAGTTGGACATCTTTTTTCTTCGCGATAAACAAGTTGATCTACATTGATACCGTATTTAGCAGCAAGATGCTGTAAAATTTGTTGAACGACAAACGTCCCTTCTACATCTTCTCCTGCCTGCCAATGCTCATCAGATTGATTGTGTATGGGCTCTTGAGATAACACTATAGGCTTATGGTTTCGCTGTTGTTGTACTTGCGCTCGTTTTAGTTCCTCATGTGTCATAGCATCACCTTCTAGTAATAGTTAATGACTGGAAGTAATCGTTTTAAAATGTTAGCGCGGATAATATCTCGAGATGCGACATCCATCGTTAACGTTTCTCTATCGACGACTGCTGCAATCAATTTAGCTTCGCGTTCTGTAATTAATTGATTATCTAATAACCCATCAATAATATAATAGGCTTGTTGTTGAGAGAGGGATGGGCCGATTAAATCCATTAAACGTTTGATATAGAAGGCATGATCTTTTGTTTCGATTTTAGTAATACGAATGTAGCCTCCACCCCCACGTTTACTTTCAATTTCGTATCCATGTTCGTTCGTAAAGCGTGTTTTTATGACATAATTCAGCTGAGATGGTACACAATCAAAGCGTTGTGCGATATTGGCGCGCTGAATTTCAACGACATCCTCTTTAGTTTCTTCAAATAACTGTTTAATGTACTGTTCTATGATGTCTGACATATTATGCATGGTATCACCTCTTTTGACCATCTTTGACTATATTATAGAAGCTAGTTTGACCTTTTTCAACCAATTTGTTTCTAAGTGTCCTAAAATTGTTATGTTACTGCTTACATTTTTGGTGTATGATAGTCTTAGTGAAAATTTATAAATTGGACAGAGGTGTTTATTTCATGCACATTTTGATTGGGATAATTGGGATACTTGTGTTTTTGGGAGTAGCTTGGCTCGCAAGTTCTGACAAGAAAAATGTTCGCTGGCATTATATTGGTTTAATGTTAGTTATTCAAATGATATTCGCTTTTATTTTATTAAAAACGAATGTCGGGGTTATTATTGTAGGCGGTATTGCACACGGATTCGGTTATTTACTGAAACAAGCTGCTGAAGGCGTTAATTTCGTATTTGGAGGTTTAGCGAATACAGGAGCAGCACCATTCTTCTTAAATGTTTTACTTCCTATCGTCTTTATTTCCGCTTTAATCGGTATTTTACAATATTTAAAGATTTTACCTGTCATTATTAATGTTTTAGGATTTTTAATTTCAAAAGTCAATGGTATGGGTCGTTTAGAATCATACAACGCTGTTGCATCTGCGATTTTAGGGCAGTCTGAAGTGTTCATTTCACTTAAGAAACAATTGCCTTACATTCCTAAACATCGTTTATACACTTTAACAGCGTCAGCAATGTCTACGGTCTCAGCATCAATTATCGGCGCTTATTTTACAATGGTAAAACCAGAATATGTTGTAACTGCTATAGTTTTAAACTTATTCGGTGGATTTATCGTAGCATCGATTATTAATCCTTATAAAGTTAACGAAAAAGATGACAAATTACTTATAGAAGAAGAGAAAAAACAACAATCTTTCTTTGAAATGTTGGGAGAATACATTTTAGATGGTTTCAAAGTTGCAGTGATTGTTGGTGCGATGTTAATTGGATATATCGCCTTAATTACATTCTTAAATGGTATTGTGGGCGCCATTATCAATTTCGCTTCTGGTGGTACGCTAGATTGGAATTTCCAAACATTAATCGGTTTTGTATTTGCACCACTTGCGTTTTTAACAGGGATTCCTTGGCATGATGCTGTTGAAGCAGGTTCAATTATGGCGACAAAACTTTTATCAAATGAATTCGTAGCTATGACTGAGTTAGGCAAAGCTAACGGTCTTTCTGAACGTGCACTTGGTGTCGTTTCTGTATTCTTAGTGTCATTTGCTAACTTCAGTTCAATCGGTATCATCTCAGGTGCAATCAAATCTTTAAATGACGAAAAAGGTGACGTTGTCGCTCGTTTCGGGCTTAAATTATTGTTTGGTGCGACACTTGTATCATTTATTTCTGCTACAATCGCTGGTTTCTTTATTTAAAACAACAAAAAGCTGTATGTCATGAAAAATAGACATACAGCTTTTTATTTTATGCTTCAGAGACAACGTTATTAATAAAATAATTGATGATACTATAATCTTCAGTAAGTTCAGGATGGAACGACACGCCTAAATACTTTCCTTGACGAACCGCAATGATTTTATCCTCAATTCGCCCTAAGACTTCTACCGTCGCTTCAGTAGATTGAATATGCGGTGCACGAATGAACACACCTTCTACTAACGTATCAATGCCTTTTATTGTTAGATCTGCTTCGAAACTGTCCACTTGGCGCCCAAATGAATTACGTTCAACAGTAATATCTAACTTTTGCAAGTAACCTGTTTCATTCACAATATCTTTAGCAAGTACGATAAGTCCAGCACAAGTACCAAACATCGGTAACTCAGATTGTTGGAGCGCTTCTTTAAAACCATATAAATCCATCAAACGACGTAATGTTGTAGATTCGCCACCTGGAATAATTAAACCATCAATATCTTTAAGTTGTTCTACTTTTTTCACATAAATGCCTTCGTGCCCACTCGCTTCAATATGGCGAATATGTTCACGTACAGCACCTTGTAATGCAAGTACGCCGATTTTCATCTTACCAACCACGCTCTTGCATACGTTCTTCTAATGAAAGTGAGTTAATATCTAACCCTTTCATTGCTGTGCCAAGTTCTTTAGCCAATTTACCAATTAATTCATAGTCTTGGTAGTGTGTTGTTGCTTGTACAATTGCTTTAGCAAAAGTTTCAGGATCTTCGGATTTGAAGATACCAGATCCTACAAATACACCATCTGCACCTAATTCCATCATTAACGCTGCATCTTGAGGTGTCGCAACACCGCCCGCTGCAAAGTTCACTACTGGTAAACGCCCTGTTGATTTAATCATTTTTAAAATATCGTAAGGCGCGCCTAAGTTTTTCGCTTCTGTCATTAATTCATCATCACTCATTACAGTGATACGATTCACTTCTTGATTCACCTGACGCATATGACGAACCGCTTCTACAATATTACCTGTACCTGGTTCACCTTTTGTACGTAACATAGCTGCGCCTTCACCAATACGACGCGCTGCTTCACCTAAATTACGACATCCACATACAAATGGAACCGTGTAATCGCTCTTCTTAAGGTGAAAAACTTCATCTGCTGGTGTAAGCACTTCAGATTCATCAATATAGTCTACACCCATAGCCTCTAATACACGTGCTTCTGTAATGTGCCCAATACGACATTTCGCCATTACAGGGATAGACACCGCATTCATCACTTCTTCAACAATTCTAGGGTTGCATGCACGTGCAACACCACCTGCTGCTCTAATATCAGATGGTACGCGCTCAAGCGCCATAACTGCAACAGCACCTGCTTCTTCTGCAATCTTAGCTTGTTCGGCGTTAACCACGTCCATGATGACGCCACCTTTTTGCATTTCTGCCATACCGCGTTTTACGCGATCTGAGCCTACTTGTTTAGACATTTTAAATTGCCCCCTTTTCGAATATACAAGAGTAGCTTATACTATTATCTGAACCTTTAAAAGTGTCAGAACGCTACAAATTAAAGTGGTCAGATAGGATGGATACAATGGAAATGCTCATGTTTGATATCGATAAACTAAAGTCTCAGCCAATTTATTTACAGCTCTACGATAAAATAAAAGAGAGTATTATTGAAGGGGCTTTGCGCGAAGGCGAAAAATTACCTTCTAAGCGGCAACTCAGCCAATACCTTTCTGTTAGCCAAACGACAATTGAAAATGCGTATTCTCAATTAATAGATGAAGGTTTTGTGATTAGTAAACCTAAATCAGGTTATTTCGTGAGTGATATAGAATCACTTCCATTTATCGCAAGAAATACAAAAAACACCGTTGAAGTCACGGAGGAATCAAAACCAACGCCTCACTACCCATTCCGATTTCAATTAGGTGCCATCGATAAAGCACATTTCCCGCTCGAAACGCTTAGAAAATTTTCAAAAGAAGCTTTTGAAGAGCCACAGTTCCACCTCGTCGAAACAGGCCATAAACAAGGTGACTTTGCCTTACGCAAAGAAATAAGCCAATATCTTTTTCATAGTCGTGGCGTTCAAGCAACACCTGCCCAAGTCATTGTTGCGTCATCCACAGATCAAATTTTGTCCATTATCACTGATTTATTGCCACCTAAAAGTCATTATCTTTTAGAAGATCCATTGTACCCACAAGTGCATCAACTATTAAAGCGTAAACATATTAACTATTCGTTTTTAAAAGTTCACGATGAAGGCGTGCAAATCGCACAACATAAAGGTGATAAAGATGTCGTTTATATCACGCCAAGTCATCAATTTCCAACAGGTGTGACGATGAAACTAAAACAGCGTATCGCTTTACTGAAATGGGCACAAGCAACGCCTTTTCGATACATTATAGAAGATGACTATGATTCTGAATTTCGCTATGAAGGAAAACCGATTCCAGCACTTCAAAGCCTAGATCAATCTGGTAGCGTCATTTATGTCAGTACATTTTCAAAATCGATAGCGCCTTCGATTCGTATCGCCTATGCCGTTTTACCTATAGCATTGCAACAACAATACCAAAAAACCAAAAATATCGAGGGCGGAACTGTCCCGAGACATACACAATATATGGTCAGTCAATTTATGGCAACACACCATTTCGAGCGCCATTTA
Coding sequences within it:
- a CDS encoding PLP-dependent aminotransferase family protein, coding for MEMLMFDIDKLKSQPIYLQLYDKIKESIIEGALREGEKLPSKRQLSQYLSVSQTTIENAYSQLIDEGFVISKPKSGYFVSDIESLPFIARNTKNTVEVTEESKPTPHYPFRFQLGAIDKAHFPLETLRKFSKEAFEEPQFHLVETGHKQGDFALRKEISQYLFHSRGVQATPAQVIVASSTDQILSIITDLLPPKSHYLLEDPLYPQVHQLLKRKHINYSFLKVHDEGVQIAQHKGDKDVVYITPSHQFPTGVTMKLKQRIALLKWAQATPFRYIIEDDYDSEFRYEGKPIPALQSLDQSGSVIYVSTFSKSIAPSIRIAYAVLPIALQQQYQKTKNIEGGTVPRHTQYMVSQFMATHHFERHLNRMRKIYRQKRDILIATLNRHPELIKISGEKTGMHFVITITNGWTEAQCIQSFHHHRIEIKPLSAYRYQFKTTTPQFVLGFGGIPLDEVESHAKQLISSLQPTDRIKSD
- a CDS encoding CtsR family transcriptional regulator; translation: MHNMSDIIEQYIKQLFEETKEDVVEIQRANIAQRFDCVPSQLNYVIKTRFTNEHGYEIESKRGGGGYIRITKIETKDHAFYIKRLMDLIGPSLSQQQAYYIIDGLLDNQLITEREAKLIAAVVDRETLTMDVASRDIIRANILKRLLPVINYY
- the pdxT gene encoding pyridoxal 5'-phosphate synthase glutaminase subunit PdxT produces the protein MKIGVLALQGAVREHIRHIEASGHEGIYVKKVEQLKDIDGLIIPGGESTTLRRLMDLYGFKEALQQSELPMFGTCAGLIVLAKDIVNETGYLQKLDITVERNSFGRQVDSFEADLTIKGIDTLVEGVFIRAPHIQSTEATVEVLGRIEDKIIAVRQGKYLGVSFHPELTEDYSIINYFINNVVSEA
- the pdxS gene encoding pyridoxal 5'-phosphate synthase lyase subunit PdxS is translated as MSKQVGSDRVKRGMAEMQKGGVIMDVVNAEQAKIAEEAGAVAVMALERVPSDIRAAGGVARACNPRIVEEVMNAVSIPVMAKCRIGHITEARVLEAMGVDYIDESEVLTPADEVFHLKKSDYTVPFVCGCRNLGEAARRIGEGAAMLRTKGEPGTGNIVEAVRHMRQVNQEVNRITVMSDDELMTEAKNLGAPYDILKMIKSTGRLPVVNFAAGGVATPQDAALMMELGADGVFVGSGIFKSEDPETFAKAIVQATTHYQDYELIGKLAKELGTAMKGLDINSLSLEERMQERGW
- a CDS encoding UvrB/UvrC motif-containing protein, with protein sequence MTHEELKRAQVQQQRNHKPIVLSQEPIHNQSDEHWQAGEDVEGTFVVQQILQHLAAKYGINVDQLVYREEKRCPTCQMSLKDIAHVGKFGCRDCYVTFKEDVYDIVRRVQGGHMTHSGKYPQSSHQKRALKQQIEAKQEKLQALVEAQAFEEAAIVRDEIKALEVQQSEVSQDDRQS
- a CDS encoding NupC/NupG family nucleoside CNT transporter, which encodes MHILIGIIGILVFLGVAWLASSDKKNVRWHYIGLMLVIQMIFAFILLKTNVGVIIVGGIAHGFGYLLKQAAEGVNFVFGGLANTGAAPFFLNVLLPIVFISALIGILQYLKILPVIINVLGFLISKVNGMGRLESYNAVASAILGQSEVFISLKKQLPYIPKHRLYTLTASAMSTVSASIIGAYFTMVKPEYVVTAIVLNLFGGFIVASIINPYKVNEKDDKLLIEEEKKQQSFFEMLGEYILDGFKVAVIVGAMLIGYIALITFLNGIVGAIINFASGGTLDWNFQTLIGFVFAPLAFLTGIPWHDAVEAGSIMATKLLSNEFVAMTELGKANGLSERALGVVSVFLVSFANFSSIGIISGAIKSLNDEKGDVVARFGLKLLFGATLVSFISATIAGFFI